In Anopheles bellator chromosome 2, idAnoBellAS_SP24_06.2, whole genome shotgun sequence, the genomic stretch GGTGCCATGCCGGCCAAGGAGGCCCTGGCCCAGGACAAGCTGGACGTAGAGGGACAGGTTGAGCTGATCTTCCTGCTGGAGCCGTTCATCGCTTCGCTGAAATAGTTGCGCCGTACTGCAGCAAACAGAGCTTGGTTAACTTATTCTGCACCATTCACCAACACTAATCAgcacaaacgaacgaaagattCCTTATTATCGTTATTGTTTCTGTTGGGCATCGCCGCGCCTCCATCGTGCCGGTcttgttactgtttttttttttgtgtcttaAATTATTGTCGTCAACCACCACTGGTGCAACATTTGTACCGGTAGTGGCTGCAACCCACCACCAATTGCCGCGAATGTTACGGTAGTATTGGTGTCACTAATACTATCGTAACATTGGCGGTCCGGTTCTGGGACTCCGTACGCAACCAACATCGTACCATCCACGCTGTGCGGAAGAATGACCATTAAATGATGCTCGAAAACAGATGCACATCGAcaattgtgttttcttccgACTCTCTCCctggtttcattttccgttctGTCGCGCGGCCAATGCACACTGATAGTGACACACATCTTGTCCCTGCCGTCGTTGGATATAAGCCACGCAGCGGATCGATTAAGATAATGGGTTTCATGCAACGAAATATTCTAAACAAATCAggcaaattttctttgctcaAACGGTACCTTATCGCTTCTTTCGACTTCTTCTTCGATACGCCATCACTTGTGGCGCGAGTGCGTCCTCGGAAAGATTGCTTTTTCgtcggttttattgttttattgggCTTTGGTTCTGCTACAAACATTAAGCTAAACGCTCTGTTttttgcgattgtttttcACTCTGCTCGTCTCCACTTCACCAACGTAgcgtttcggtttccttctCATCCATATCATCCCGCTATCGCCTGAATGGGTTGGGCGCTTGCAAAGAGGCGTAGGATTCTAGATCCGTGCCTGACCCGACCGTGCCCGAGCGCTGCTGGAAGCGTAGCATTGAACAGCGGCAACGTAGAATCGCCGTTCGATGGATAGGCAGAAATCTACGAGTGAACCTggaaaactaaactaaataCACCAACCGATCCTATTACCTTTTAAAAGTTTTAACTGTTTCATAGTTGTTCCGTCTGTGCCTGTGTGGGTTTTATACAATTATTCTTTGCCAACAAATGGTATCCGGCCTCTTGCTTGATAAAGGTATGTGTTTGGGTTTCTTCGAGTGGACGAAGGGAATAACAGTAGTATCCTTGCAACAGGAAGTACCTTGGCTCTGGCTTTAAAATGCTACTTTATACGTGCAGATTGTGAACAGCTTTAACTTCAAGTGGTCGGTTCGTGCATTTTTTAACAGTTGAGGGTCGCAGTGAACGGTACCTACAGGCGACGAAACAAAGCTCCCGCCAGCACGGTGTACACAGAGATTCCTGCCACTCGATCTAGCGTTCGCATCCGTTTTAGCagtcttttcttttccttacCAACTTGTGGTCAACTTCAATCTCGGCGAACTGATAGGCGGCGGCAGAGCGATTAAAGAGTCAAATGCTCCCTTTCTAGAACATCGTTGTTTCGCGCGGTTAACAACGAGCATGTCCGTTCAGCGATCTAACTATCGGCTATTCCAGCTAAAATGGGCTCGGATtgtgatttttcatttcgttttcagaGTTTGCTTTCAAGTTTCGTAAGTTTCAGCTGCGCAGCTGTGCGTGTTTCAGGTGACGCATCGTTACGTACCTTGTCTAATTTCGCCTGCGAACCCAGTTTAGTTTAAGTAGCAAATTTGCTATTCTATTTCGAATCGCTTTCTGTGATTCGTTCTTCTCCTTTTCTTAAAATAGGTTCAgagattttgatttttgtcGTTAATCTTTCATCCGATTACAGCAACTACTTTGCGAACGTGGCCAACGAGGATCAAACTTGTGGGCCTTAGAAAAGCTTTTCcaattatttgcatttttcttcattgaATCGTCCAACTTCCACGGTGATCTTCTCGCTCTGCTCACTTCTTCGCTGGTCAACTTGCGGGACGTAGGTTACTAATTGATATAATGTAGGCACAGCATTAACGAGACTTCGTGGTTTTTCTATACACCTTTTATTCCTGTATTGCACATGCACCGTGCGTACACGCGGAGCAATCACGCCCTAGCATACTTCTCGCGCGGAATGTTGCTGGGATCGGCAATGGTAGCCTGGGTTCGGCATCTAGCAAAGCGCTTTGACGTAGAAAGTTTAGCAAATAAATTTGCGAATAATAATACTTAAACACATACCACCTATAGATAATTGTGCGCTCGTGACGAAAAATATAAGCTCAAAATATAACGCTTAAAATTAgctaaacaaaaagaaattgcgCAAGCGCGATATGTTTACAACACGGACTGAGTACATTCAAATAACAAGGTTAACGCAAATAGTTGTACGCAGTTAGAGGTAACGAATGAAATCACAACGCACTTCCCACGCACAAGAGTATTGTGTACGCATTTAAAGATCGAGCTCCACTCGTAATTACAGGAACAAGAGCACAGCAATAGAAAAGACACAAGTAACAATGACAATAAAAAGAGTAACATGAGAACGGTTAATAATATTTCTAATGTAgctaatttaaataataatagcAAGCGTCTATCCAAATCATGTAACGGATGTAAACGGACAGCAAACGAAAATATGCGACAGGCTGCTGGTAAATGattcttttgctttttgcacAGAGCAATTCTAATTTGGGCAGCTCAATTGAAATAAGCACCTTAACTgcgccatcagcagcaattATTAAACTCCCACTCCGTGCTTTATTCCGTAGCAGCTGCAGCTCGACTAGTACGCGGAAGAATGAGTATCGATAGACTTCTTTCCCCTGTAACCCTTCTTCTCGTGCGGAATGGAACAGAAAGCCTGGCACCAGTATCATTATCTTAAAACGGTCATCACCCCAAGCATACGAAAGCCCGAGCCGAGCTATACGAGTCGAGCTATTTACCATCGTTCGATAACTGTTGCAGCTGCTTTTGGAATGAGTCCAGCAGACCGGTAAGCGTTAGGCAAAACCCACGACTGGCCGGTATCAGGGGAAAGTCAGGCGAAGCAATGGCCTCGCCAGCCGTTTGCGTCTCACTCACCATTTCTACCGCATCACGGTGGCCGGGAGCAGACAAATCGCTTGTTGCTTGTAGCTGTGGGGCCACCAGGGGCGCTGGCTCTTCTAGATgggaggaaaagaaaaaaagaagtaTTAAATAATTTGCCTAATCTCCGTACCATACCGTTCATGCACACCTGTGTCCTCCATCGTTGTACCCTGACGTTTGTAGTCGTTCGACAATTCCATCCAAGCACGGATTCGCTGGTGCATCTGGTGACCACACGTGCGAAAATGTTCCAGTATTTGTTCACGGAACAGCTTGGGCGGATTCGCCATCAGTTTCGTCATCGATTGCACCAGTTTCAGCAACACCATCTCGTTATACATTCTcgagttttcctttccctGTTGTGAACCTAAACGCAAAACCAAAGGCGTTCTCAAAATTGTTCGCAAACGAAGTACACACAAAATGGCTCCGAATTAATCACTCACCTCGCAGCTTCTCATAACCAGCTTCGTTGAAGTACGGTTCGGCCACCAAAATCAACCCTTGGATGGAAACGATCACCTGCAGTAGGGTGCTTGTGGGGCCCCACAGCTCGGACCCACGACCGGACCATGTGCCAAGCAGCGAAACGCACACTTTTCCATCCTCGTACAAATTCGGGTTCAGTCGATCGCTACAGTAGCTGATGTAGTGGCAGAGCGGCGGCTCACGTGGGTAGTTCATGCCAAGCTGCACATCAAACAGAAATAGCCCCCCCTCGTATGGTGTGTTCTGTGGGCCCTCGATCATGACGCTCAACAGGTCGAGTCGATCCTCGAAGCTGCGCACCCAAACCCCGGGTGGTAGCCCCGTCCGCAGCAGCCAGTGCTCGCGCTGGACCGCCTTATAGAATGTTTGTGCGTTACTTGTTTGAAACACCGTGAGGTGATACTTGTGCGAAGTTGGTGCTGCTTCCACAATTTGGAAACGCTCTGCcggcactggcggcggcgtgagATTGTTGTCCTCCAGGGCCGGTGAAATCAGTTCCGAGCCGGGCGGTGCTTCACTCGGCGTGTCCGGGGTGGCTGCGAGGGGCGAAGCAggaaccgacaccgacgacggcatGTTCATCTCGACGATCGTTACGATCTCCTTGAAGGCCACATTTGGAGCACATCCCTCACAGTACCGTGTGTTGATCATTTCCAGCACGTGGCGTAGCTGAACCTTTAGCAGCGAGCAAAGCCTGGCTGGAACGGATTCCCTGTCCGTCGCCTCTTCCGCTTCTTCGCTCTCTTCACGTTGTTCGCTGCCGCTGGCAAGATCGAACACCGAGGTGGTGTTGTTCAGCTCATCGTTCATGCTCATACACACGTTGTTCACAAAGTCCAGCTCCATATTCAGCAAGGTAGCATTGTCACTGCTCTTCTCATTGACACTTTCCAGTTCCTCCACGCACTCACCACTTGCGGTACTGTCGGGCGTGATCGGGCTGAAAAGGGATCGCTTCGCACTGAGCGCCGCTCGTTCCACGCTACCGTAGGGTCCCTCGGCCACCGGGGTAGAAGTTTTCGAGCCGGGAGTTTGATTGAACAAACGGGCCTTTTGATCCTGCACTCGCTCAGCCGTGGTTTGATTGTTGGACTTGCGGACCCGTTCGACCAGCCCCATAAAGTGCTGCTCATGAAAGAAGCTCGTATTCATCAGCCGGTCCAGATGACGGCACTTCTTGTACACCATCATTAGCTTCCGCATGATCTCTTGATTCTGGACGTGCGGGTTCACGTTGAAAAGCTCCTCGAGTCGCCCAATCGCGACCCGGGCTCGTTCGAGGTTCGCCGCCAGTTTCGTTTTCGAGACGAGTGGCGACGGATTGTCGCCAAACTCGGACGTCTCGTCTTCGGTTTCCCACGAGTTGTTGTCCGATTCGACGCTACCCCAGAAGTTGTTCTCTCCATCGTACTGTCCCACCTCAAAGATATCCTGCGGCCAACACATACTAACGCGCCCATCAACCCACCACACCTTCACCATGCCGTTGGTGTAGTTGTCCACAACCTGACCGGCCGTCGATCCTTGTGCGCCTTCGTCGCCGCTGAAGTTAGCGACCCGGATCACGATCGTACCGGGCCGATACTGGAAGTCTGGGTGATCCTTCAGGTCGTACACGCTAACCTCCGACTCGCCACTGTACGTTGGCTGCGGTTCGGCGGTACACGTGTACGTGCTGAACCACTTCACCCGCGCCGTACGGCCTCGGTGGTCCACGTTCTGTATCACGCCGTAATCACGAAACGATGGGTTCATAGCCGGGTCCGTGTTGCCAGCCAGCACAAAGTCACCGGGAAAGAACTCGTGATCGTCCAGGTGGTGGATAGGCCGTAGCTCCGTCGACGGGATGTTCGACTCGATCGTCCCATCTTGCCAAACCACCGTGGCAGCGCTGTAAACAACCAACGCCTCGGTCACGACCTCTTCTCCGGCGTTCGGGAATCGATCACCGCAGCCTGCAGCCTGTTTGCGCTTCAGCTTGCGGACTCGCCTGGCGACTAATGGAGATTTTTTCGGGCTCGTTTTAGGTGTCGTAGCCGAACAGTTGGAGCCCGCTCCATCCGACTGATCTCCGCCGTCCTCATCATCCGTTTCCCATTCGTCGCTCTCGCCGACATGACCGTTCGCGATGTCTTTCGGTATACCTCGCACCGACAGCTTCTTTCGTGATCGTTCCTTCGCAGGCGCTTCGGCGCTGGTTGAAAGCAGCTTCGAGGGAGCCTTCTCCACACCCTTTACACCATCATCCGTCGCTGGCCTGCCAGTGGTAGTATCGAACCTTTCCGGTAGCAGCTTCCGATACCGGCTGGTCATTTCCTTCCTCCAGGCACTCTTCACACATATCACATCCTTCTCCTCTAGCGTTAAATAGTTTTTGTCGTTGATTTGCAGCATGCAAGACTCAAACAGGTTAAGCTTCTTTAATCGTTTCAAGTCGTCGCCGGTTACGTAGTCTGGTGGTTGTTGCAGTGACCCGATGCCAGCATCCTCCTTCAACAGTTCCAGATCTTCCCCGGCACCCTTACACTGCCAGTGCACGGTCACACCCTGCAGTTCCACCGACTGTACGGTAAAACGCCGCTCGAGGGACCAATTTTTACGACTGtacttcatttcattcgacGTCGTCAACCACTTGCCGTTGACCAGCTCACTCATCGGACCCGCCAGCTGCTGGCCAGGATAGAAGAGCGTCTCCGAGAAGTAACCCGTTCGGAAGCGCATGTTAGGATCGCGCAACAGGCAAAGATCGTTCACCGGGCACAGTTCCACCAACGAGCCACAGGAAGATCTAGAAAAGGGGTGAAAGTGAGGTGAAACTAGCAACATTGGGGGTCCTCTAGACAAAGGTCCACTTACTTCAAAACCAGCTTTTCATTGATTTGCTTTGTGCTGCCGACCCACGAATCCAGACAGACGGCATTATCCTTCGGCATCGAGAGCAATGGCCGTAGCCGCTCTGATGGCACGTTCCGCACAACATACTTTGTACCGGCGATTCGCAAATCGGCCCGCACGGAAATCTCGTGACAGTAGCCTCGCTGCGTGTCACGGCCTGGCACCATTCGGCGCACGACATCGCCCGGCATCAGCGTCCGGTCAACGAGGCCAACCTGAGGAGttaaaacgaaacagaacaTTACATTCGATGAAACAGTAACAATTACATAATCCGCAGGGAAGGTCGTTAGCGGAATGCAATAGGACAGGAATGTGAAACGTATCCAACCTTGCGCTGCTTGATGATTTCATCGTAACCTTGCGGATGCCAGCAGGCCCGGATCTCGCCCCGCTTCAGTGCATCCTCCTCCGGGGCCGTTTCCTCTTCGCTTTCATCGTAGTTCTCAAGCACCAACCCGAACTTGACGCGACCGGTTTTGGGGCTGAAGCAGAATATCTCATCTTCGAAGAAGTATTGATTTTCCAACTCGTCGTCCCCTCCAGCTTCcttgtcttcttcttctgccacCTGCTTATCCTCTTCCTCCCCGTCGCCGCGATCTGGCACCTTCGGCACGGTCTGACCGACCGTAGGACCCGTGGTATCGCTCACCTTAGGCCCACCACCATGCTGTTGGAGGAAAATCTGCGATGGTCGTGTGATCCGCGGCGTACCGTCGCTGTTCATGGTGGTTCCTCCATTTTTCTGCTCACTGTTCGGCCGACTCTTGATAATGGCTGCCCGCTcagcacttttcactttctccattactgccaccaacaccaaccgggccgcattcgttttgttcgatGAGGCGAAGCTGCTGATACACGTTCGCACTGTTGGGCGATGGAAAATGTGGCTTTTCGTCGACCGACCAACGAAAAACCATTCCCCGCGGAACCGAAAGGGTCACCAAGGCGAGTGCGTGTGAGCAACTTGGGtcctttttatattttgcctATCCTATCTCACCgagacacaaaaaagcaacgaaGCAGAAGGAGCGCGAACGCCCTTGAATTTGTTGGCAGAAATTCGATTCGGATTTGGCCTGCCCAACAATCTATTTCCAagcaacacgcaacacgacAAATTTATCCTTATTCACGCGAACCGAAACTGGTCGTGGGCTACTGCGTCTGCTGATATCGTACAGCTGCTTTGCTGCGTGCACCGTGGAAACGTCAAAAGTGCGATATATTTTTGCTTTACTCTCggagagaaaagagaagagCTCCGAGAGCCGTCGCCGTGGacacaagaaaaaggattgtTTCGGATCTGAGTTTACTTCCGCCATAATCATCCGTTAGGAGTTAggtgaaatttaattaaatttactaACTGAACGATGATAAacaatttcaatatttcaatattacAAGGAGTTTGATTTGATATTTACTAAACGAAAAACTATGCACCAGAAGGTACGTCTCTGAGTTTGTAAGTTTTATTTAGAGTCCACACTTCCGTACATAATTAATGTATATGCTTTTACCAAATGCCATCAGAGCCATTTGCCTAGATTAAATCTGCCACATTCATAGGCATCTCATCGATCTGGGTCGAGTAGTACTGTTCAATGTCACGCAAGATTCTGATGTCATCCGATTTTACGAAATTGATCGCCACACCCTTCCGGCCGAAGCGTCCGGAACGACCGATACGGTGAATGTACAATTCACGGTTGTTTGGCAAATCGTAGTTGATGACCAGCGAAACCTGCTGCACGTCGATACCACGAGCCCAAACGTCGGTTGTGATAAGTACCCGGCTTTGGCCGGATCGGAACTCCTTCATGATCTCGTCACGCTCCTTCTGCGGCATGTCGCCGTGCATCGAGCTAACCGTAAAGTTGGCCTCGCGCATTTTCTCCGTCAACCAGTCTACCTTGCGCTTGGTGTTGCAAAAAATGACCGCCTGTGTTATGGTCAGCGTATCGTACAGGTCACACAGCGTATCGAACTTCCACTCCTCACGCTCGACGGCCACGAAAAACTGCTTGATGCCTTCGAGTGTCAATTCATCGCGCTTGACGAGGATGCGTATCGGATCCGTCATGAACTTTGAAGTCATTTCGAGGATTTCGTGCGGTAGGGTGGCCGAAATTAGGACAACCTGCGTGGCTGGCGGCAAATACCGGTAAACATCGTAGATTTGCTCCTTGAAGCCCTTATTCAGCATTTCGTCTGCCTCATCGAGCACCAGCATTTTGATGGATCTGGTTCGCAGCACGCGCCGTTTGATCATGTCAAACACGCGCCCAGGAGTTCCGCTGACCACGTGCTGGCCGTAGTCCAGCTTTCTAATGTCCTCCCCCAAATTGGTGCCACCGATGCAGGCGTGGCACTGGATGTTCATGAAATCTCCCAGCGCCAAAATGACTTTCTGGATCTGTACCGCGAGCTCGCGCGTCGGCGACAGGCAGAGCACCTGTGTTTCTCGCAGCGTCGTGTCCATCGACTGCAGgatggaaatcgaaaatgtaGCCGTTTTACCCGTTCCGGACTGTGCCTGGGCGATAACATCGCGTCCCTTTACGATGGGCTGAATGCTCCGCTGCTGGATTGCCGATGGTTTCTCGAAACCTAAAAGCAGAAGAACAAGCGACTGGCTGAGGACGTGTTCGCTGCAAAGAGAAATCGCCACTTTCTAGTAGGCCCCTTACCGTACGCGTAAATACCCCGCAGTAGCTCTTCCCGCAGACCCATTGAGTTGAAGGTGGGCAGAACCTCGACATCCTCGCTCGTTTCAAACTCCACATTCGACAAATCCTCATTTGCCGGTACTCTTCTTCCCGCCATGGTGCACGGATAGGTGGTGCAATGGAATAAGCGATTGTTGCTGAAACACCTTTCGACCGGTAAATTTCACTCCAAACTTATCCTCTACAACCCGACGAAGAAGCGGAGCGTGTTTGATGGCGACTTTTCACTGTTTGACAGCACTGCGCTTGTTTGgtgcaaacgaaaaaaatggccactgaCAGTCGACATATTGTGAGTCGACATTGAGTGTTTGCTACTCATCTCACTCTCACCTCATGAGTCACGGTCGCATCGTTCTGcgtaacattttgttttcctaatTCTAAGCAAAAGGAAACCATTTgcagaaagttttcccaaaaGCCGCTCTATTATTTGCACTGCTTTTTTATTCTATATCACAGTAAACCGCACGCGTACAGTGGTTCGCTGGCCGACGAGGCGTCTTTtgtttccattcgtttgcttATCAGCTGTGCTTGGTTTGACTTGGTTGTGTGTTGCTTGCGTTGTTGTCTACGCTTCGAAAATCGCGTCGCAGTTCGTCTATTCGTCATTCGCCGTCATCGGGAatctattttttattctctgtTGTGAGTTGCCGCTTTGAATGTAGTATGTGCGTAGTTCTCCAACACAATTAGCCCGCGGAAGGTTTGAGAATCGTCCCGCGACATAGCATGGTCAGTCTGCTTCGAAACTTTACATCAAGCTCGGTAAGTGTGTAACCCCTTCCGAAGAGGCAACCGTGTTTTCTGCATCTCCATCTTCAAGGGCGGACGATTCTTTGATGATTCATCAAGAATGGACGACAGTAGACAACAAATGCACGAGCCGATCCTGGCGGCAGAGGAAAACGACGAGTTTCGACCGCTTCGCACGGTGCAACCGTTCAGGTGAGATCACGACGACGTTCGATGGGGCGCGATTCTTATCAAGCGCCTCGGCTGCATGTGTTGAAAGTAAGTCCAGCTACTTTGGCAATGGACGATGAACCGGCAATGGACGGGTCCCGTGATAATTGATTGCTAAGCCGGAATCAAATTATCCGATCCGGGCGGTGCTGACTGTTCAGCTATCAGCTTGAAAACGAAACAGCGTAACCCGTATACCAATTATTCAAAAGGAATGCGATGAAGTTCCAGCTTACGGGTGCCCCTTTAATCTAATTAAAGGCTGCTTTAATGTATAATGTATTTAATGttgaacaatttattttctctaCTTTCATCCTCAACTGTGCAACAACAATTAGCTTTCATCTCCTGGTGTCAAGTATCATCTCTTTAACTGGCATTGTGCTTGCGGCCACATGGGACGATAATCGACGATGCGAGGCGTACTTTATAATGCTCTACCTCCGTGCAGCATTTTGGATCATTTCCTACGTAAGCTCTTAAAATCCGTCACCACAAGAAGTAGCGTCGCAACTTCACGCTCCTATTCCTTCGCACTCACAACAGCTGGTCGACAACTGGGTAAAGCATCACCACGAAAAGTTGCGCCTCGCCGGATATCACGATTTCCACCGTGCCACCGAACAACATCGGACCATACCGTTGCAGATCGTGTCGTTGTGGAATACCTTCCTGCTGGCAATTCAAACCCTCATCCAGCACTACTACGGCGATGCATTCGGAGAAAAGTGCATTGTGGTTGGCTTGCTGTCACCAATCGTGTATATAGCAGCATTCTCAAGCCTTGAAACAATGGTCCTTTGCGTCGTCAATGGATCCTACATTGGTAAGAAAATATGGGCGCTTTTCGTCATCTTCGAATGTATTTTAATTACGTTCCTCTTCAGCCAAAGTGCGACGATTTAATCGCACCGCTTCGCCACCGGATGCTCTCCAGGACAATCGTGGATTTACCGGTGGTTCCCTCGGCTTGACACAGCGCGGTCTCAGCACGGccgagctgctggagaagcAAGCTGACCTTATCAAGTATCTGAAGGATCACAACTTGAAGCTAAACCAAAAGATAATGCAAATGAACGCTCAAGTCCGGACCATTACCTACCCCGGATAAGCGGAATATTCCAACGTTGCCTTCAATCGATTTACTTAACTAAATCGCAGGAAATAAGGATAAAGGAATTTAGTAAGCAAAGAGGTAAAATGGAGTTGAAATTGAAGAAGTACAATGTCAATCGTTGGATAGACTTCACTCGTGGCCAGGTTCTAGCATCATGATTAAGATTGAAGAGACATGCAACTGAAATAGCGTGGCCCGCGTTTACATTAGAATGGAAACCCATCGGACTGATTGACTGCAGCTGCTGTTAGTTCAGGGGCATGCAGAAAACATTTCATTGCGATTGCTACCGAATTTTCCTAGAGTGCAACCCGTCATATGTTCAAGATATCGAAGAGTTGATCACAGATATCTTTaccgtttcgttttggtttgttctcattatttatcattcctttggaaattttttttagcaagttcaaaattaattgcatATTTTCTGTACAAAGAAACGTGGGTGTAAAGTGCTAGATGACGAGTGAAAAAGGTTAACGTTATACTAGCAGCAATCGATTTTctaaattgtaaaaattggaaagTTATCGAACGATTCCTTTTGGAAACAGTGATAATAAAGAGTCATGTAGAGAATGGCGCCATATGGAAAGTATTTTACACTTAATTTTAACTTTTCAGAGTTCAATGTTGGAATACCCAATATCTTCACCACCAAATAAACTAGAACACAAAGGCCAACGGGCATCAACAGTGCAGATCCATCTTTTTGCAGAACATTTATTCAACAGGACGAAAGTATGTACTTGTACATAGTAAGAATGCTTGAGAATtacaacataaattttcaaatatttacacatTTAATACGCCAAACCCCTCTATGTTATCCTCCGATTAGAGACTGCTCAGCAAGCGAATAGTTCACGGATTGGTTGGCAACAATTTCCAGTTTGTCACGTGCTTCCCGAATTTTAACACGAAGCTTTGCATTTTCactcttttgtttttttatcataacCGATTGCAGTTGGATGAACTCCTTCGTATCGGTCACGCTTTTGAAGCTTTCGTTAACACTGTAATCGTCGTTGGGAACAATGTCCATACTTAGTGTATCGGACTTTTGCAATACATCCGGCGAAGGTCGAGTTTGGTTGAACACAAGCACATGAACTGTGGAGGAAATCCTTTAGTTGCCTAAACACTCACTGTTTCCGATTTTTGAATGCATCACTTACCGATGTAGGAAAGCTGTATCGGCACAATGATGAGGCTTTCGAGTAAGGTGAGGGATGCAACGAACAGCACAGACGAGAATCCTTCGATGAAGCACCGCCCCAGGAACGGCCCGCGGTACGCTTGGCTCATGGCTGTGTGCACCGTCAGAAGCACCGCGTTGGAGACAGTAACTAGCTGCAGACTCGCCTTCTTGTGGCGATGAACCTTCCGGGCGAACGTATGATGACCGCTCCGCTTGAGACATTGATGGCGGCTTTTGCTGTACAAGTGGATCAGCttcgaaaaaagagaaaggaTGTTATCCATAAACTTGAACTCCAGGAGCAGCGCGGTCAATGACTTCGTTGCTCATTAGATTTCAAATGCTTACGTAAATTATTGCCCAATAAACTCCTCGCAGATATAGTAGCATGTAGTAGTACAGGCAGACGGTGTCAGCATCACATTGCTGCAGTGTGTAGATCGCCGAGATGACCGTGAGAGCAAGGGTCACGAACAGGTGGATGCTGAGTGTTGAGTACGTTGGGAGCAAACGTGTTAAGGACAACAGAGAAATGATTGGAAGCGATCTCGAGGCTGCTTACCAAGCGCTGCTCACGGTGTAAAGTTTGTCGAATTGAATCGCATCGTCCGGCTCGGTGTTGCTGGTCGAATGGAACAGCGATTGGTTGGCGGGAGCCGTTCTGTCAGCAACGCTCGTCGAAGCGACCGCAAATGATTTGAACAGAAAGGATGAAATGCCACGCGGTAGGAACGAAGTCGACATTTTTCCGACACCCTGTGCAATGCAAGGCCAACAAATTACTGAAAAGAAGTGGACCCCTTCTGGGACACCTTTACGGCGAAAGTGGATCTTTTGCAATGTGTGTGACATAACCCGTTCGATGTGTGCAATTTGGTTGCTTCTTTCCTTTTACATTCGCTTTTATCAAGCCGCAGTTATCTCTGGCAAGCCGCAGGATGTCGACACCGtgcgaaagttttcctcaATCTAACTCCAAACTGTACTCGACATCAGCCATGAACAAAAAATATTCCCGATTTCGGCCAGTGTtggttatttttatgttcagGTTAGTGTGCACCTCCTTTGCATTCGAAGATTTAAAA encodes the following:
- the LOC131207127 gene encoding (E3-independent) E2 ubiquitin-conjugating enzyme, with the protein product MEKVKSAERAAIIKSRPNSEQKNGGTTMNSDGTPRITRPSQIFLQQHGGGPKVSDTTGPTVGQTVPKVPDRGDGEEEDKQVAEEEDKEAGGDDELENQYFFEDEIFCFSPKTGRVKFGLVLENYDESEEETAPEEDALKRGEIRACWHPQGYDEIIKQRKVGLVDRTLMPGDVVRRMVPGRDTQRGYCHEISVRADLRIAGTKYVVRNVPSERLRPLLSMPKDNAVCLDSWVGSTKQINEKLVLKSSCGSLVELCPVNDLCLLRDPNMRFRTGYFSETLFYPGQQLAGPMSELVNGKWLTTSNEMKYSRKNWSLERRFTVQSVELQGVTVHWQCKGAGEDLELLKEDAGIGSLQQPPDYVTGDDLKRLKKLNLFESCMLQINDKNYLTLEEKDVICVKSAWRKEMTSRYRKLLPERFDTTTGRPATDDGVKGVEKAPSKLLSTSAEAPAKERSRKKLSVRGIPKDIANGHVGESDEWETDDEDGGDQSDGAGSNCSATTPKTSPKKSPLVARRVRKLKRKQAAGCGDRFPNAGEEVVTEALVVYSAATVVWQDGTIESNIPSTELRPIHHLDDHEFFPGDFVLAGNTDPAMNPSFRDYGVIQNVDHRGRTARVKWFSTYTCTAEPQPTYSGESEVSVYDLKDHPDFQYRPGTIVIRVANFSGDEGAQGSTAGQVVDNYTNGMVKVWWVDGRVSMCWPQDIFEVGQYDGENNFWGSVESDNNSWETEDETSEFGDNPSPLVSKTKLAANLERARVAIGRLEELFNVNPHVQNQEIMRKLMMVYKKCRHLDRLMNTSFFHEQHFMGLVERVRKSNNQTTAERVQDQKARLFNQTPGSKTSTPVAEGPYGSVERAALSAKRSLFSPITPDSTASGECVEELESVNEKSSDNATLLNMELDFVNNVCMSMNDELNNTTSVFDLASGSEQREESEEAEEATDRESVPARLCSLLKVQLRHVLEMINTRYCEGCAPNVAFKEIVTIVEMNMPSSVSVPASPLAATPDTPSEAPPGSELISPALEDNNLTPPPVPAERFQIVEAAPTSHKYHLTVFQTSNAQTFYKAVQREHWLLRTGLPPGVWVRSFEDRLDLLSVMIEGPQNTPYEGGLFLFDVQLGMNYPREPPLCHYISYCSDRLNPNLYEDGKVCVSLLGTWSGRGSELWGPTSTLLQVIVSIQGLILVAEPYFNEAGYEKLRGSQQGKENSRMYNEMVLLKLVQSMTKLMANPPKLFREQILEHFRTCGHQMHQRIRAWMELSNDYKRQGTTMEDTEEPAPLVAPQLQATSDLSAPGHRDAVEMVSETQTAGEAIASPDFPLIPASRGFCLTLTGLLDSFQKQLQQLSNDGK
- the LOC131211229 gene encoding eukaryotic initiation factor 4A-III; its protein translation is MAGRRVPANEDLSNVEFETSEDVEVLPTFNSMGLREELLRGIYAYGFEKPSAIQQRSIQPIVKGRDVIAQAQSGTGKTATFSISILQSMDTTLRETQVLCLSPTRELAVQIQKVILALGDFMNIQCHACIGGTNLGEDIRKLDYGQHVVSGTPGRVFDMIKRRVLRTRSIKMLVLDEADEMLNKGFKEQIYDVYRYLPPATQVVLISATLPHEILEMTSKFMTDPIRILVKRDELTLEGIKQFFVAVEREEWKFDTLCDLYDTLTITQAVIFCNTKRKVDWLTEKMREANFTVSSMHGDMPQKERDEIMKEFRSGQSRVLITTDVWARGIDVQQVSLVINYDLPNNRELYIHRIGRSGRFGRKGVAINFVKSDDIRILRDIEQYYSTQIDEMPMNVADLI
- the LOC131211230 gene encoding transmembrane protein 192-like: MVSLLRNFTSSSGGRFFDDSSRMDDSRQQMHEPILAAEENDEFRPLRTVQPFSFHLLVSSIISLTGIVLAATWDDNRRCEAYFIMLYLRAAFWIISYLVDNWVKHHHEKLRLAGYHDFHRATEQHRTIPLQIVSLWNTFLLAIQTLIQHYYGDAFGEKCIVVGLLSPIVYIAAFSSLETMVLCVVNGSYIAKVRRFNRTASPPDALQDNRGFTGGSLGLTQRGLSTAELLEKQADLIKYLKDHNLKLNQKIMQMNAQVRTITYPG